One Lysinibacillus sp. OF-1 DNA segment encodes these proteins:
- the xerD gene encoding site-specific tyrosine recombinase XerD produces the protein MNEFQYAVEDYIHFIQVERQLSVNTLASYRRDLESYVHFLQEAEGMADFSRVERTTILRHLEQLRAQGKTSRTVARHISSIRSFHQFLLREKRAETDPTVHLEMPTIEQKLPNILSIEEIEALLTAPNRSKPQGIRDLAMLELLYGSGMRISELIALDLADIHLTMGFVRVFGKGGKERIIPLGKNALSAINAYLNGARGQLQGKHPKTDAFFINQRGKRLTRQGCWKLMKEHALKAGIQHELTPHTLRHSFATHLVENGADLRAVQEMLGHADISTTQIYTHISKTRLSEVYKQFHPRA, from the coding sequence ATGAATGAATTTCAATATGCAGTAGAGGACTATATCCATTTTATTCAGGTGGAAAGGCAGTTATCTGTTAATACATTAGCATCCTATCGCCGTGATTTAGAAAGCTATGTGCATTTTTTGCAGGAAGCAGAGGGGATGGCTGATTTTAGCCGTGTGGAACGAACAACTATTTTACGGCATTTAGAGCAATTGCGAGCACAGGGGAAGACAAGCCGTACCGTTGCCCGTCATATTTCTTCTATCCGGAGTTTCCATCAATTTTTACTGCGAGAAAAGCGTGCAGAAACAGATCCAACTGTTCATTTAGAAATGCCAACTATTGAGCAAAAGCTACCGAATATCCTATCTATCGAAGAAATCGAAGCGTTACTAACAGCTCCGAATCGAAGTAAGCCACAAGGTATACGTGATCTTGCCATGCTAGAGTTACTATATGGATCTGGCATGCGCATCAGTGAGCTCATTGCACTGGATTTAGCCGATATTCATTTAACGATGGGCTTTGTCCGTGTCTTTGGGAAGGGTGGGAAGGAACGAATTATTCCACTTGGCAAAAATGCCCTTTCGGCGATTAATGCCTATTTAAACGGTGCTCGTGGTCAGTTGCAAGGAAAGCACCCAAAAACAGATGCGTTTTTTATTAATCAAAGAGGGAAACGTTTAACAAGGCAGGGTTGTTGGAAATTAATGAAGGAGCATGCTTTAAAGGCAGGCATCCAACATGAATTAACCCCACATACATTGCGTCATTCCTTTGCTACTCATTTGGTCGAAAATGGCGCTGATTTACGAGCGGTGCAGGAAATGCTTGGTCATGCAGATATTTCTACAACGCAGATTTATACACATATTAGTAAAACAAGATTATCTGAGGTCTATAAGCAATTCCATCCACGTGCTTAA
- a CDS encoding NUDIX domain-containing protein has product MKKFEEKTTTTTPIYDGRIIKLQIDEVTLPNGQVAKREIIKHPGAVAVIAVTDEGKLVLVEQYRKALERSIIEIPAGKLEPGEEPVVTARRELEEETGYGAHKLTFLQTFATSPGFADEVIHLFVARELYTIDNKADLDEDEFVELLEVSLEEAQIMVADQRIYDAKTAFAVLWLAANLENNLLA; this is encoded by the coding sequence GTGAAAAAGTTTGAGGAAAAAACAACGACAACAACACCAATCTATGATGGAAGAATAATAAAACTACAAATTGATGAGGTAACTTTACCAAATGGACAGGTTGCGAAACGTGAAATCATAAAGCATCCCGGTGCCGTAGCAGTTATTGCCGTTACGGACGAGGGGAAACTAGTGTTGGTAGAACAATATCGTAAAGCGCTTGAACGTTCAATCATTGAAATTCCGGCAGGGAAGCTGGAACCTGGTGAGGAGCCAGTGGTGACAGCACGTCGTGAATTAGAGGAAGAGACAGGCTATGGAGCGCATAAACTGACTTTTTTACAAACATTTGCAACATCACCAGGCTTTGCGGATGAAGTTATTCATTTGTTTGTAGCGAGGGAATTATATACAATAGATAATAAAGCAGATTTAGATGAGGATGAATTTGTCGAATTATTAGAAGTTTCGTTGGAAGAAGCACAAATAATGGTGGCAGATCAGCGTATATATGATGCTAAAACGGCATTTGCAGTACTCTGGCTGGCTGCCAATTTAGAAAATAATCTTTTAGCATAA
- the fur gene encoding ferric iron uptake transcriptional regulator yields MESRIDRIKKQLHSASYKLTPQREATVAVLLEHEEDHLSAEDVYLLVKEKAPEIGLATVYRTLELLTELKIVDKINFGDGVSRYDLRQEGAAHFHHHLVCIECGAVDEIQEDLLEDVEAVVEKRWNFIIKDHRLTFHGICWRCHDKNDESNEEK; encoded by the coding sequence ATGGAGAGCCGAATTGATCGTATAAAAAAACAGCTGCATAGTGCTAGTTACAAGCTGACGCCGCAGCGAGAAGCGACAGTTGCTGTCTTGCTTGAGCACGAAGAGGACCACCTAAGTGCTGAGGATGTTTATCTTTTAGTAAAAGAAAAAGCACCAGAGATTGGTCTAGCTACTGTTTATAGAACGTTAGAATTATTAACTGAGCTCAAAATTGTCGACAAAATCAACTTTGGCGATGGCGTATCGCGCTATGACCTACGCCAAGAGGGAGCTGCCCATTTCCACCATCATCTTGTTTGTATCGAATGTGGTGCTGTTGATGAAATTCAAGAAGATTTACTTGAAGATGTGGAAGCCGTTGTTGAAAAACGTTGGAACTTTATTATAAAAGATCACCGACTAACTTTCCACGGCATATGCTGGCGCTGTCATGATAAAAACGACGAATCGAATGAAGAAAAATAA
- a CDS encoding VanZ family protein: protein MKKWLVFIICLVILVISSSMTYEQQSILPELEDLLANKPFEKQLSVLKIPYWGTIVSVEERGYFPFVEFLIRKLTHFIGFGCIALGLYFAWGKRRFAASIAIAGTATIAIIDEFRQSFTPGRTMSFQDVLVDTAGAIVFVSIVVALRKILKNKRQKALP, encoded by the coding sequence ATGAAAAAATGGCTGGTCTTCATCATCTGTCTTGTCATATTAGTAATCTCCTCTAGTATGACCTATGAGCAACAGAGTATCCTACCAGAATTAGAAGATCTACTTGCCAATAAACCTTTTGAAAAACAACTATCTGTTTTAAAAATTCCCTATTGGGGAACCATCGTTTCCGTTGAAGAACGTGGTTATTTTCCATTTGTAGAGTTTTTAATTCGTAAATTGACACATTTTATTGGGTTTGGATGCATTGCACTTGGTCTGTATTTTGCTTGGGGAAAAAGACGTTTTGCAGCAAGTATTGCCATTGCAGGAACAGCTACAATTGCTATCATTGACGAATTTCGTCAAAGCTTTACACCAGGTCGCACAATGAGCTTCCAAGATGTCTTGGTTGATACAGCTGGAGCCATTGTTTTTGTGAGTATCGTTGTTGCACTGAGAAAAATACTTAAAAATAAAAGACAAAAGGCATTACCGTAG
- the deoB gene encoding phosphopentomutase, whose protein sequence is MNKPFNKIHVVVMDSVGIGEAPDAANFGDVGAHTLGHIAEKMNGLTMPVMESFGLANIESLQGMHAATEPKAYYGKMQEASVGKDTMTGHWEIMGLNIDKPFKVYPEGFPAELIAELEQRTGRKVLCNQPASGTQVIEDFGKEHMETGAIIVYTSADPVLQIAAHEEIIPLEELYKICEMARELTLQPEYLVGRVIARPFVGTPGNFTRTANRHDYALKPFGRTTMNVLKDAGLDVIAIGKISDIFNGEGVTDSVRTKNNMDGMDQFAEVVRRDFRGMSFLNLVDFDANFGHRRDPLGYGQALQEFDARLPEITEAMSEDDLLIITADHGNDPTFHGTDHTREYVPLIVYSPRFNGGAELALRETFADIAATVAENFNVEAPPFGKSFLHDLK, encoded by the coding sequence ATGAATAAACCGTTTAACAAAATCCATGTTGTTGTCATGGACTCAGTAGGTATAGGTGAAGCGCCAGACGCAGCAAATTTTGGTGATGTTGGTGCACATACATTAGGACATATCGCTGAAAAAATGAATGGGCTTACAATGCCAGTGATGGAGTCCTTTGGTTTAGCAAATATTGAATCATTGCAAGGTATGCACGCGGCTACAGAGCCAAAAGCATACTACGGTAAAATGCAAGAAGCATCTGTCGGCAAAGACACGATGACAGGCCATTGGGAAATCATGGGGTTAAATATCGATAAACCATTTAAGGTGTATCCAGAAGGATTTCCAGCGGAGCTTATTGCTGAGTTAGAGCAACGTACAGGTCGTAAAGTACTGTGCAATCAACCAGCAAGCGGTACACAAGTGATTGAAGATTTCGGTAAGGAACATATGGAAACAGGTGCGATTATTGTTTATACATCAGCCGATCCTGTTTTACAGATTGCTGCTCACGAGGAAATCATTCCATTAGAAGAATTATATAAAATTTGCGAAATGGCGCGTGAATTAACATTACAGCCTGAATATTTAGTAGGACGTGTCATTGCAAGACCATTTGTTGGTACGCCAGGCAACTTCACACGTACTGCCAATCGACATGACTACGCATTGAAGCCATTTGGTCGTACAACAATGAATGTTTTAAAGGACGCAGGATTAGATGTCATTGCCATTGGAAAAATCTCAGATATATTCAATGGTGAAGGTGTCACTGATTCGGTACGCACAAAAAATAATATGGATGGTATGGATCAATTTGCAGAGGTTGTCCGCCGTGATTTTCGTGGGATGAGCTTCTTAAATTTAGTGGACTTTGACGCCAACTTTGGTCATCGTCGTGATCCATTAGGCTATGGACAGGCACTACAAGAATTTGATGCACGCCTACCAGAAATTACAGAAGCGATGTCAGAGGATGATTTATTAATCATTACTGCCGATCACGGAAATGATCCAACCTTCCATGGGACAGATCATACACGTGAATATGTACCGTTAATTGTCTATTCACCACGTTTCAATGGTGGAGCAGAACTAGCTTTGCGTGAAACTTTTGCGGATATTGCAGCGACAGTTGCTGAAAACTTTAATGTAGAAGCACCACCATTCGGCAAAAGTTTCTTACATGATTTGAAATAA
- a CDS encoding aldo/keto reductase: protein MKKRQLGISELFISEISLGGMSLSTDKKQAAAIVDMALDAGINYIDTADLYDFGANEEIIGTTLGKRRHDVILATKVGNRWTEGVDGWHWDASPDYIQEAAHASLRRLGTDYIDVYQLHGGTIEDDWDGIIDTFEGLKKEGLIREYGISSIRPNVLQRFLPASSAKSVMMQYSALDRRPEEWFEFIANQGASVVTRGTVAKGLLTNSWQQRLQQVNGFNGYTTEELTASLTDLALQYDDLHALAIAFNLKEPTIASTVIGASSQQQLAQTLAAYEKINVITDFNAANKLTKNEQYQEHR from the coding sequence ATGAAAAAAAGACAGCTTGGCATAAGTGAATTGTTTATTTCAGAGATTAGTTTAGGAGGCATGTCTCTTTCGACAGATAAAAAGCAAGCAGCTGCCATTGTCGATATGGCATTAGATGCCGGGATTAATTATATCGACACAGCGGATTTATATGATTTTGGTGCAAACGAAGAAATCATTGGTACAACGTTAGGTAAACGTCGTCATGATGTCATCCTAGCAACAAAGGTAGGAAACCGTTGGACAGAAGGCGTCGATGGTTGGCATTGGGACGCATCCCCAGACTATATTCAAGAAGCTGCCCATGCTAGCTTACGACGACTAGGTACAGACTATATTGATGTCTATCAATTACATGGCGGCACAATCGAAGATGATTGGGATGGAATTATTGACACATTTGAAGGACTTAAAAAAGAAGGGCTCATTCGTGAATATGGCATTTCTTCTATTCGTCCAAATGTATTGCAGCGATTTTTACCTGCAAGCTCAGCTAAAAGCGTTATGATGCAATACAGTGCTCTAGATCGTCGCCCTGAAGAATGGTTTGAGTTTATTGCAAATCAAGGTGCATCTGTTGTAACACGTGGCACAGTGGCAAAAGGCTTATTAACAAATAGCTGGCAACAACGTCTACAACAGGTCAATGGTTTTAACGGCTATACGACAGAGGAATTAACAGCATCGTTAACAGACTTAGCTTTACAATATGATGATTTACATGCGCTGGCCATCGCCTTTAATTTGAAAGAGCCTACGATCGCTTCAACGGTAATTGGGGCAAGCTCACAACAACAGCTAGCTCAAACGCTAGCTGCCTATGAAAAAATCAACGTAATCACAGATTTTAATGCAGCCAATAAACTGACTAAAAATGAGCAGTATCAAGAACACCGATGA